A genomic stretch from Actinomadura rubteroloni includes:
- a CDS encoding fibronectin type III domain-containing protein, with the protein MDAKITFKRLKTASAVATTAVVAGTLSAVVSLGGSPTAQAAPDGVTLPFKCTFPFIGVQDLSMNIKLPDLPREMVPGGPGPNALHIDAVATIGAKTTQGLRLLDAATLEGSALARARLEQPEPPSVTAKTEAAIAKTPIPPSGSFKVHASGTVNAAPYSDSTKGKGTLTLTSLSLNTKLRKADGGLTDLGDTFTTECTQSGGSNVLAEINFGEPDKKPPTKPGKLTVVQSGKTAYLSWGKASDDRGIVGYKVFNDGKEIPDPTDAEPDRMVGSFGEVTTTTMPVEPGKDYNLTVKAVDAGGNLSDATDPVTFKAGPDAPEKSPPSTPGKPKVTAVGGTWARLEWGASEDNIGVAAYEVYAKEGNGQPKLSGTFPGTDPYGWAEGLKAQHDYTLYVRAKDEAGNASPFSAPVAVHTTNGPPDGCGKYDGAPASQKSRGCVYMAGYNNLNKLNSAVVVNDPKTATHTNIAYQATADGKNIHASFKFAQPLRSPSTVLTFGLMPTTAMMELQQVGNGSLDGIYHSENGGGYEMTAKAKVIVRIYDARANGAPLNVGPACQSSEPVQLTLTATPSEYRDILVGGVLSGKIDLPKFSGCGGKRENMNPVFNAAISGKGNYVKILQGPICKPETTDCRPVTPPR; encoded by the coding sequence TTGGACGCCAAGATCACTTTCAAGAGGCTGAAGACCGCCTCGGCAGTGGCCACCACCGCCGTAGTCGCGGGAACTCTCTCCGCTGTCGTCAGTCTCGGCGGATCGCCGACCGCGCAGGCCGCCCCGGACGGGGTGACGCTGCCGTTCAAGTGCACGTTCCCGTTCATCGGCGTGCAGGACTTGAGCATGAACATCAAGCTGCCCGACCTGCCTCGAGAGATGGTGCCGGGCGGCCCAGGGCCGAATGCACTGCACATCGACGCGGTGGCGACGATCGGCGCGAAGACCACCCAGGGACTTCGCCTGCTCGACGCGGCTACCCTGGAGGGCTCCGCCCTCGCCAGAGCACGTCTAGAGCAGCCCGAACCGCCGAGCGTCACCGCGAAGACCGAGGCGGCCATCGCAAAAACTCCGATTCCGCCGTCAGGTTCATTCAAAGTCCACGCATCGGGCACCGTCAACGCAGCTCCGTACTCGGATTCCACCAAGGGCAAGGGCACGCTCACGCTCACCTCGCTGTCGTTGAACACCAAGCTTCGGAAGGCGGACGGCGGCCTGACCGACCTTGGTGACACCTTCACCACGGAATGCACGCAGAGCGGTGGAAGCAACGTCCTGGCCGAGATCAATTTCGGCGAGCCCGACAAGAAGCCTCCGACGAAGCCCGGCAAGTTGACGGTGGTCCAGTCCGGTAAGACCGCCTACCTGTCGTGGGGCAAGGCGTCCGATGACCGCGGCATCGTCGGCTACAAGGTCTTCAACGACGGCAAGGAGATCCCCGACCCCACCGACGCAGAACCGGACCGGATGGTCGGCTCATTCGGCGAAGTGACCACGACGACCATGCCGGTGGAGCCGGGCAAGGACTACAACCTCACCGTGAAGGCGGTCGACGCCGGGGGGAACCTGTCCGACGCGACCGATCCGGTCACGTTCAAGGCCGGGCCGGACGCGCCGGAGAAGTCGCCGCCGAGTACGCCGGGCAAGCCGAAGGTGACGGCGGTCGGCGGGACGTGGGCGCGGCTCGAATGGGGGGCGTCGGAGGACAACATCGGCGTCGCCGCCTACGAGGTGTACGCCAAGGAGGGCAACGGCCAGCCGAAGCTCTCCGGCACCTTCCCCGGGACGGACCCGTACGGCTGGGCCGAGGGGCTGAAGGCGCAGCACGACTACACGCTGTACGTCCGCGCCAAGGACGAGGCCGGCAACGCCTCCCCGTTCAGCGCGCCCGTCGCGGTCCACACCACGAACGGCCCGCCGGACGGTTGCGGCAAGTACGACGGCGCGCCCGCGTCGCAGAAGAGTCGCGGTTGTGTCTACATGGCCGGGTACAACAACCTGAACAAGCTCAACAGCGCCGTCGTCGTCAACGACCCGAAGACCGCCACGCACACGAACATCGCTTACCAGGCGACCGCCGACGGCAAGAACATCCACGCGAGCTTCAAGTTCGCCCAGCCGCTGCGCTCGCCATCGACGGTCCTGACGTTCGGCCTCATGCCGACGACGGCGATGATGGAGTTGCAGCAGGTCGGCAACGGCAGCCTTGACGGCATCTACCACTCGGAGAACGGTGGCGGCTACGAGATGACGGCGAAGGCCAAGGTCATCGTGCGGATCTACGACGCGCGGGCCAACGGGGCGCCGCTCAACGTCGGGCCGGCCTGCCAGAGCAGCGAGCCGGTGCAGCTGACGCTGACCGCCACGCCGTCGGAGTACCGCGACATCCTGGTCGGTGGGGTCCTGTCGGGGAAGATCGACCTTCCGAAGTTCAGCGGCTGCGGTGGCAAGCGGGAGAACATGAACCCCGTCTTCAACGCCGCGATCTCCGGCAAGGGCAACTACGTCAAGATCCTGCAGGGTCCGATCTGCAAGCCGGAGACGACGGACTGCCGTCCCGTGACCCCGCCGCGCTGA
- a CDS encoding DUF6801 domain-containing protein, with protein MNLNNKGIRKSLILSAATGLAIGAAGVAGVGAASAATGVQAAATKSLTYNCTYPLIGSRSVKVDIDTNVPSKLGVGQYTNDIQIKFKATLGADTTDGLKAVGGASIAGAANAKAAVQGPGQNVSVNVNNAFPETKIPDSGSFTLEGYGEAPAIGFDQAGHVTAALTSMEFTVLVKKADGSPSALGEFKAPCTLASGQDATIVSADIVQGDQPLGDPWQKPSYFPYQATGAKTGTLNYGFNLNGSSYIKGPNGTVPINGGINVAVDGGSGAITGQLNLQKTKGMMSILGFLPVEATVDFQQVGDTVGTFANGQIKTTSTMYIKLPSFTLFGIPLGGGDQCRAKDPSKIQMQSNDGVFFNPLVGGPFKAPNYSIAELENCGLINGILSIFASQSGNTIDLKLSPKA; from the coding sequence GTGAACCTCAACAACAAAGGGATCAGGAAGAGCCTGATCCTGAGCGCGGCCACGGGTCTCGCGATCGGCGCCGCGGGCGTCGCGGGTGTCGGCGCGGCGTCGGCTGCCACTGGCGTCCAGGCTGCTGCCACCAAGTCGCTCACCTACAACTGCACCTACCCGCTCATCGGTAGCCGCAGCGTGAAGGTCGACATCGACACGAACGTTCCCTCGAAGCTGGGCGTCGGGCAGTACACCAACGACATCCAGATCAAGTTCAAGGCGACGCTCGGCGCGGACACCACCGACGGCCTGAAGGCGGTCGGCGGCGCGAGCATCGCCGGTGCCGCCAACGCCAAGGCCGCCGTGCAGGGCCCCGGGCAGAACGTCAGCGTGAACGTGAACAACGCGTTCCCCGAGACGAAGATCCCGGACTCCGGCTCCTTCACGCTGGAGGGCTACGGCGAGGCCCCGGCCATCGGCTTCGACCAGGCCGGCCACGTCACCGCCGCCCTGACGTCGATGGAGTTCACCGTCCTCGTCAAGAAGGCGGACGGCTCGCCTTCCGCCCTCGGCGAGTTCAAGGCCCCCTGCACGCTCGCGAGCGGCCAGGACGCCACGATCGTCTCGGCGGACATCGTCCAGGGCGACCAGCCCCTCGGCGACCCGTGGCAGAAGCCGAGCTACTTCCCGTACCAGGCGACGGGCGCCAAGACCGGCACCCTGAACTACGGCTTCAACCTCAACGGTTCGTCGTACATCAAGGGCCCGAACGGCACCGTCCCCATCAACGGCGGCATCAACGTGGCCGTTGACGGCGGCTCGGGCGCGATCACCGGCCAGCTCAACCTGCAGAAGACCAAGGGCATGATGAGCATCCTCGGCTTCCTGCCGGTCGAGGCCACGGTCGACTTCCAGCAGGTGGGCGACACCGTGGGCACCTTCGCCAACGGTCAGATCAAGACCACCTCGACGATGTACATCAAGCTGCCGAGCTTCACCCTGTTCGGCATCCCCCTCGGTGGTGGCGACCAGTGCCGCGCCAAGGACCCCTCGAAGATCCAGATGCAGTCCAACGACGGCGTCTTCTTCAACCCGCTGGTCGGCGGGCCCTTCAAGGCCCCGAACTACTCGATCGCCGAGCTCGAGAACTGCGGCCTGATCAACGGGATCCTCTCCATCTTCGCCTCCCAGTCCGGCAACACCATCGACCTGAAGCTGTCCCCGAAGGCCTGA